The Trichoplusia ni isolate ovarian cell line Hi5 chromosome 17, tn1, whole genome shotgun sequence genome includes a region encoding these proteins:
- the LOC113502580 gene encoding uncharacterized protein LOC113502580, whose product MDENEPQEVLLKPGSVTTEIQCIATYFIKNDSASKEDKLLLLMAVKLQTTPSKLPSIKYVSSRIFTRSIHTQTEKQQKNNNVDKVVNAECLSKANSQKSCKSKAICDDDEDILLLWLCKLDDEENVYSITVMGQNPKRGYSYIGNATHIREKQDPSSLHDKSECLIVKRSAISSLCKVSNQIPVIVRIVN is encoded by the exons ATGGATGAAAATGAACCCCAAGAAGTTTTATTAAAGCCCGGTAGCGTCACAACTGAAATACAATGTATAGCtacttattttatcaaaaatgacaG TGCATCTAAAGAAGATAAGTTATTACTTCTTATGGCAGTAAAATTGCAGACGACGCCCTCAAAATTACCAAGCATAAAATATGTCTCTTCACGAATATTCACAAGAAGCATTCACACACAAACTGAAAAGCAGCAAAAGAATAATAACGTGGACAAAGTG GTGAATGCTGAATGTTTGAGTAAAGCTAACAGTCAGAAATCTTGTAAAAGTAAGGCGATatgtgatgatgatgaggacATTTTATTGCTATGGTTATGCAAGTTAGACGATGAAGAAAATGTGTACAGT ATAACTGTGATGGGACAAAATCCAAAGCGAGGCTACAGTTACATAGGCAACGCGACCCACATTAGAGAAAAGCAAGACCCATCATCTCTTCATGACAAATCTGAGTGTCTCATAGTGAAGAGATCAGCTATTAGTAGTCTTTGTAAAGTCAGTAACCAGATTCCAGTTATTGTAAGAAtcgtaaattga
- the LOC113502582 gene encoding cuticle protein 21-like, whose amino-acid sequence MCRCLCLILTICFGVVLAAPRLDFINSQRFEPGFDYYNSPKYAFNYGVADPSTGDVKSQHETRDGDVVKGQYSLVEPDGSIRTVDYTADPIHGFNAVVSKSAPNVHVGVPQQQPLKPVYVAKPVEVPVELPQYFPQQFFQPEAPIIFSKLGHQYGSDYNGFDLNGPYHPQMGYFRE is encoded by the exons ATGTGTCGTTGCCTGTGCCTAATTTTGACGATATGTTTCGGAGTTGTACTCGCGGCGCCCCgacttgattttattaattcacaAAGATTTGAACCAGGATTTGATTATTAT AATTCACCTAAATACGCATTTAACTACGGTGTAGCGGATCCTTCAACAGGAGATGTTAAATCTCAACATGAAACCAGGGATGGAGATGTGGTCAAAG GACAATACTCGCTAGTAGAACCTGACGGCTCGATCAGGACAGTGGACTACACAGCCGACCCGATCCACGGCTTCAACGCTGTGGTATCGAAGAGTGCTCCCAACGTGCATGTTGGTGTACCACAACAGCAGCCACTAAAACCAGTATACGTGGCCAAGCCGGTCGAAGTACCAGTGGAGCTACCACAGTATTTCCCTCAGCAATTCTTCCAGCCAGAGGCGCCAATCA tattcTCCAAGCTCGGACACCAATATGGATCGGACTACAATGGTTTTGATCTGAACGGGCCTTACCATCCACAAatg GGATATTTTAGAGAGTAA
- the LOC113502585 gene encoding cuticle protein 8-like, with amino-acid sequence MRTFLVLACVSAAVAVAVPVEYGGYSFAHAPIAVHAPVVHAAPVVHAAPVVHAVHAEPIAYPKYAFNYGVKDPHTGDIKSQQEERDGDVVKGSYSLVEPDGSTRTVAYSADDHTGFNAVVHKTGHAVHPQQVAVAHAAPVAHYAPAPIAVASYGGYLH; translated from the exons ATGCGG ACATTTTTGGTGCTAGCATGCGTGAGCGCCGCTGTTGCGGTGGCAGTACCTGTTGAATATGGCGGCTACAGTTTTGCGCACGCGCCGATCGCCGTCCATGCCCCTGTAGTGCACGCAGCGCCCGTCGTACACGCTGCGCCGGTAGTCCACGCTGTACATGCTGAGCCTATT GCCTATCCAAAGTACGCGTTCAACTACGGCGTGAAGGACCCTCACACGGGTGACATTAAATCACAACAAGAAGAGCGTGATGGTGATGTCGTTAAAG GAAGCTATTCTCTAGTGGAACCGGACGGCTCAACCCGGACCGTTGCGTACTCCGCAGACGATCACACCGGCTTCAACGCGGTCGTGCACAAAACCGGACACGCCGTCCATCCG caacAAGTAGCGGTCGCGCACGCAGCACCAGTAGCCCACTACGCTCCAGCCCCCATCGCTGTGGCATCCTACGGCGGCTACTTACACTAA
- the LOC113502634 gene encoding cuticle protein 19-like translates to MAFKLVIVALAIVACTHGRMYYNVRPVRLVHDLQPAATIVHAAEPKHAYEHHHISEDEHVDYYAYPKYVFKYGVNDFHSGDIKTHHESRDGDVVKGQYTVVEPDGSIRTVDYTADKHNGFNAVVHKTAPISAHEAAHLHH, encoded by the exons atggcCTTTAAG TTGGTGATCGTAGCTCTAGCTATAGTGGCGTGCACACACGGCCGTATGTACTACAACGTGCGTCCAGTAAGACTGGTTCACGACTTGCAGCCGGCAGCGACCATCGTACACGCCGCCGAGCCTAAACACGCTTATGAACATCATCACATATCCGAAGATGAACACGTTGATTATTAC GCCTACCCGAAATACGTGTTCAAATACGGCGTGAACGACTTCCACAGCGGTGACATCAAGACTCACCATGAGAGCCGCGATGGCGATGTCGTCAAAG GTCAATACACGGTGGTTGAACCCGACGGCTCAATCCGTACAGTCGACTACACCGCTGACAAGCACAACGGCTTCAACGCGGTTGTACACAAGACAGCACCCATATCGGCTCACGAAGCTGCTCATCTTCACCACTAA
- the LOC113502577 gene encoding uncharacterized protein LOC113502577, protein MKCIKSNKEHLFNLCVFPLVLFTTVKCYPTGKSDLDTQPELRDEKHFPNGTVVGKYTYMDNEGNPIQVKYYADDSSYGVELKSVKVVDSTGEPLAAPVQANQNIANTIQNMQNKYDFKSAEPEAKGATELLNNNAPTTVFKYNNKNSDPFDFLNKEMGKINRYKIEKPNPDYEIYYQNELKGAKKCGKDKVRVYIDKEKRKIRNVVNNYETDKFCEQF, encoded by the exons ATGAAGTGCATCAAGTCGAATAAAGAGCATTTGTTCAATTTATGTGTGTTTCCTTTGGTCTTGTTTACAACTgtaaaat GTTATCCTACAGGAAAATCTGATTTAGACACTCAACCAGAATTAAGGGATGAAAAACACTTTCCCAATGGAACTGTGGTTGGGAAATACACATACATGGATAATGAAGGGAATCCCATACAAGTCAAGTATTACGCGGATGACTCGAGTTACGG GGTTGAATTAAAGAGTGTCAAAGTAGTGGACTCTACCGGTGAGCCTTTGGCAGCCCCTGTCCAAGCTAATCAAAACATTGCAAATACCATTCAGAATATGCAGAACAAATATGACTTTAAGAGCGCAGAGCCTGAAGCTAAGGGTGCTACTGAGCTCCTAAATAACAATGCTCCTACCACAGTgttcaaatacaataataaaaacagcgACCCATTCGATTTCTTAAACAAGGAGATGGGTAAAATAAATCGATATAAAATCGAGAAACCCAACCCTGATTATGagatttattatcaaaatgaacTTAAGGGAGCGAAAAAATGCGGCAAAGACAAGGTCCGAGTGTACATCgataaagaaaaaaggaaaattcgCAATGTAGTCAACAATTATGAAACTGATAAGTTTTGTGagcaattttaa
- the LOC113502586 gene encoding uncharacterized protein LOC113502586, with translation MDCVLKIFLVVSCLAAVQSAPRQKRLTVAENEPNHYYNNNDGHGIYSFGYDVSDVATGNTQYRSEQRYSNGTVTGGYGYVDPNGVPRRFRYIADKLGYRVFPDLQRNQPYVLPHSGTEATESSITWTRPPKPYKNKVINNFVAQLGTIFAKNNLI, from the exons ATGGACTGTGTTTTAAAG atttTCTTAGTGGTCTCTTGCTTGGCCGCAGTACAGTCGGCGCCCAGACAGAAGAGGCTCACAGTCGCTGAGAATGAACCGAAtcattattacaataacaacgATG GTCATGGAATATATTCCTTTGGTTACGACGTATCAGATGTCGCAACTGGGAACACTCAGTACCGCTCAGAGCAGCGTTACTCCAATGGCACGGTTACTGGCGGCTATGGTTACGTAGACCCGAATGGTGTACCACGGAGGTTTCGGTATATTGCCGATAAACTTGGTTACCG GGTATTCCCAGACTTACAAAGGAATCAACCCTATGTCTTACCTCATTCTGGGACCGAAGCTACTGAGTCATCCATCACTTGGACAAGACCTCCAAAACCTTACAAGAACAAAGTTATCAACAACTTTGTTGCACAGCTTGGCACAATATTTGCTAAAAACAATCTCATTTGA